The Streptomyces sp. NBC_00510 genomic interval AAGGTCGTGTGGGTCATCGTCATCCTGCTCTTCGGAGAGGTGCTGATCGGGCCGATCGCCTGGCTGGTCGCCGGCAAGCACCGCACCGCGCCGGCCGGCGGCAGCACGCCCGCGGAGTGGCACCGCAACCACCGCACGCAGTGGGTCGCCCCGGACGACAACCCGGAGTTCCTGCACTCGCTGCGCGAGGAGAACAAGAAGGACGAGCAGCTGCTGAAGAGCTGGGAGGCCGACCTGCGCCGCCGCGAGGAGGAGCTGCGGCAGCGCGAGAACGGCCCGGCCGACGGCCAGGACAACCAGCCCCGCGGCTGATCCTGCGGGACACTGGGCGTCATGGACGACGCGCAG includes:
- a CDS encoding PLD nuclease N-terminal domain-containing protein is translated as MIRYIPFLLVLALWIYAFIDCLNTPEEQVRGLPKVVWVIVILLFGEVLIGPIAWLVAGKHRTAPAGGSTPAEWHRNHRTQWVAPDDNPEFLHSLREENKKDEQLLKSWEADLRRREEELRQRENGPADGQDNQPRG